In one Deinococcus ruber genomic region, the following are encoded:
- a CDS encoding LuxR C-terminal-related transcriptional regulator, giving the protein MGRERELDQAWELLNQPELSLLTLTGPGGVGKTRLALELARRMEREFRDGVVLVPLAEVEDEALVVPVLAKALGVQASVRSLLDDLKTHLQSRQLLLVLDNFEHLPGAAAIVGQLLRTAEDLTVLVTSRAPLHVSGEHELPVLPLALSGAAETLFVQRVSAILPAFQVTSDNVRDIAEICRRLDGLPLAIELAAARSRLLSPGMLLARLNNRLKFLAGGARDVPMRQQTLRATLEWSHSLLSTEEQALFARLGVFVGGWTLEAVEAICPDVDPEAVLELLSSLAGQSMVQRTQDTEPRYTLLETLREYALERLEARLELTILRDRHAAYFQMFAQRASPESEAQDQAVWFARLTREQPNLLAALRHLLAQRHFEEVGEIVWWLSWFWSVQVDHSVTSLLQDALLAMDAPWPLARARLHRGLAWLAFRRGDFLRAEEHAARSLQLFQHHQDQPGEAVCEALLGMAQMPSRRDEAAQHLQRSVDLGRQVPLTWVVVSGMQILGWLAVLDGRLDEADVRFTEAVALGATAGKWNVSAWAHLGAAGLHLIRNQPDRAETDLRQALEAAQRIDDASQLAGTLEGFAALAAHRGQFRRAAQLWGAAETLRRERNTVPSIERLLYEPHFAPTRRRLDHASCELALAEGGTIGLTAALQLARSLHASEGPVTPSVPLAVPLSPRETQVLRLMSSGLSNKQIASQLGTGVYTVNDQVRSVLLKLDVPNRAAATRKAVEQALI; this is encoded by the coding sequence GTGGGGCGTGAACGCGAGCTGGACCAAGCCTGGGAGCTCCTGAACCAGCCGGAGCTGTCGCTGCTCACCTTGACTGGTCCTGGGGGGGTTGGCAAGACGCGCCTGGCGCTGGAACTGGCCCGGCGAATGGAGCGTGAATTTCGGGATGGGGTGGTGCTGGTGCCGCTGGCGGAGGTCGAGGATGAAGCGCTGGTGGTGCCGGTTCTCGCGAAGGCCCTGGGCGTGCAGGCGTCCGTGCGGTCTCTGCTGGATGATCTCAAGACGCACCTCCAGTCTCGTCAGCTGCTGCTGGTGCTCGACAATTTCGAGCATCTGCCAGGGGCAGCGGCGATCGTCGGCCAGCTGCTGCGGACCGCGGAGGATCTGACGGTCCTGGTGACCAGCCGTGCGCCGCTGCACGTGTCTGGAGAGCACGAACTGCCGGTCTTGCCACTCGCGCTGTCCGGCGCTGCGGAGACGCTCTTCGTGCAGCGGGTCAGCGCCATTCTGCCGGCCTTCCAGGTCACGTCGGACAACGTGCGCGACATCGCTGAGATCTGCCGGCGTCTCGACGGGCTGCCGCTCGCCATCGAGCTCGCGGCAGCCCGGTCGAGGCTGCTGTCACCGGGGATGCTGCTGGCCCGGCTCAACAACCGGCTCAAATTTCTGGCCGGCGGTGCCAGAGACGTGCCCATGCGCCAGCAGACGCTGCGCGCCACCCTGGAGTGGAGTCACAGCCTGCTGAGCACCGAGGAGCAGGCGCTGTTCGCCCGATTGGGCGTGTTCGTCGGCGGCTGGACCCTTGAAGCGGTCGAGGCGATCTGCCCGGACGTCGATCCGGAGGCGGTCCTGGAGTTGCTCAGTTCGTTGGCCGGACAGAGCATGGTGCAGCGCACCCAGGACACTGAGCCGCGCTACACCCTGCTGGAGACGTTGCGCGAGTATGCCTTGGAGCGGCTGGAGGCGCGTTTGGAACTGACCATCCTCAGAGATCGGCACGCAGCGTACTTTCAAATGTTTGCTCAGCGGGCCAGTCCGGAGTCCGAGGCGCAAGACCAAGCGGTGTGGTTTGCCCGTCTTACGCGGGAACAACCCAACCTGCTGGCCGCCCTGCGACACCTGCTGGCTCAGCGACACTTCGAGGAAGTGGGGGAGATCGTCTGGTGGCTTTCGTGGTTCTGGAGCGTCCAGGTGGATCACAGCGTCACGTCGCTTCTGCAAGACGCCCTGCTGGCAATGGACGCGCCGTGGCCGCTGGCCCGGGCCCGCCTGCACCGTGGGCTGGCCTGGCTGGCCTTCCGCCGCGGCGACTTTCTACGGGCTGAGGAGCACGCAGCCCGGAGCCTGCAGCTGTTTCAACACCACCAGGATCAGCCGGGCGAGGCGGTCTGCGAGGCGCTGCTCGGGATGGCCCAGATGCCGTCCCGCCGAGACGAGGCGGCGCAGCATCTCCAGCGGAGCGTGGATCTAGGACGCCAGGTTCCGCTGACCTGGGTGGTCGTCAGTGGAATGCAGATCCTCGGCTGGCTGGCGGTGCTGGATGGACGGCTCGATGAAGCGGATGTCCGCTTCACCGAAGCGGTCGCTCTGGGAGCCACCGCTGGAAAGTGGAACGTGTCCGCCTGGGCCCACCTGGGTGCGGCCGGCCTGCACCTGATCCGCAACCAGCCGGACCGGGCTGAGACCGATCTGAGGCAGGCGTTGGAAGCGGCGCAGCGCATTGATGACGCCTCGCAGTTGGCCGGTACGCTCGAAGGCTTCGCCGCGCTCGCCGCCCACCGCGGTCAATTCAGGCGCGCCGCACAGCTGTGGGGCGCCGCGGAAACCCTCAGACGTGAGCGGAACACAGTTCCGAGCATCGAACGGCTGCTGTACGAGCCGCACTTTGCCCCCACCCGGCGCCGGCTGGATCATGCGAGCTGCGAACTGGCCCTCGCGGAGGGTGGAACGATAGGTCTCACCGCTGCGCTCCAGCTGGCACGTTCGCTCCATGCCTCTGAGGGCCCGGTGACACCTTCGGTCCCGCTGGCGGTGCCGCTTTCTCCCCGCGAGACGCAGGTCCTGAGGCTCATGTCCAGCGGGCTGAGCAACAAGCAGATCGCCTCGCAACTTGGCACAGGCGTGTACACCGTCAACGATCAGGTGCGCTCGGTCCTCCTGAAGCTGGACGTGCCAAACCGGGCTGCCGCCACTCGGAAAGCGGTGGAACAGGCCCTCATTTGA
- a CDS encoding cupin domain-containing protein, with amino-acid sequence MTATTLRTRLIRHYEGNPVTLPGQELLFKLGRHDTADGFVLGLATTQPGHGTPHHVHHREDELFLVVEGELECFAGGQWITAQAGDAVFLPAEESHAFRNAGTVVARHWVLTTPAGFEDFYRAFAAVVNRGGTPDPAALQTTARQYGLDLLPPPVPSPHSENQP; translated from the coding sequence ATGACAGCCACCACCCTTCGTACTCGACTCATTCGTCACTATGAGGGAAATCCCGTCACCCTGCCTGGCCAGGAATTGCTGTTCAAATTGGGGCGTCACGACACCGCCGACGGCTTCGTCCTCGGGCTTGCCACCACTCAACCGGGACACGGCACGCCGCACCATGTACACCACCGCGAAGACGAATTGTTTCTGGTGGTCGAAGGTGAACTGGAGTGCTTCGCTGGCGGACAGTGGATCACAGCTCAGGCTGGAGACGCTGTGTTTCTGCCCGCTGAGGAATCGCACGCCTTTCGAAACGCTGGCACCGTGGTGGCCCGCCACTGGGTACTGACCACGCCCGCGGGATTTGAGGACTTCTACCGGGCGTTCGCGGCCGTGGTGAACCGGGGAGGCACCCCGGATCCGGCCGCCCTGCAGACCACAGCCCGCCAGTATGGCCTGGA